Proteins from one Chitinophaga oryzae genomic window:
- a CDS encoding 2-oxoglutarate dehydrogenase E1 component: MKDFSFVTNSHPAYIESLYQDFLKDPNSVDPDWVKFFEGFDFAVSNVNGKAAGAAPAAGGNAVPVSGDQQAKELGVYRLIQAYRKKGHLIAKTNPIRERKDRRANLDLASYGLGDADLKTRFYAGIVVGLKDATLEEIVAHMKKIYAGSVGIQYTYINDRDKSKWLEKEFEAIMTQPLSLEQRRRVLQKLNQGVIFEKFLHTKYIGQKRFGLEGGESTIPALDAMINVAAEYGVKESVIGMAHRGRLSVLANILGKTYEQIFNEFEGLAVPDMTMGSGDVKYHLGFRSQVTTPSGNTVNLQLMPNPSHLEVVDPIVIGFSRSKADVIYDSDYDKILPILIHGDAAVAGQGIVYEVEQMSKLKGYYTGGTIHFVINNQIGFTTDFDDARSSDYCTSVASIVQAPVFHVNGDDTEAVVKVSQLAARYRQEFNEDIYIDMVCYRKHGHNEGDEPKFTQPSLYALIDKHPNPREVYTQYLLNNGESDAQALAKEMETAFWGDLQARLDEVKQHPLPYSNQKPEEWWQALRKATPQDFESSPVTAIKEEDFKHLFDALMKWPEKFVPLRKVSKLLQDKIKLYQEEGKVDWATGELLAYASLLIEGKDVRMSGEDVKRGTFSHRHAVLFDENTNETYNRLSELAEKQGKFRIYNSLLSEYGVLGFEYGYAMANPNALVIWEAQYGDFVNGAQTVIDQYISSAEQKWTTQNGLVMLLPHGYEGGGPDHSNARPERFLQTCAEENMVITNITTAANFFHALRRQLTWQFRKPLINFSPKANLRHTGAYSTMEEFTQGGFKEVLDDPFVTDASLVKKVLLCTGKMYFDLSDKQIKEDRKDVAIVRLEQLYPLPVKQLEAIAQKYKGATFFWVQEEPLNMGAAGYLQMNLKQINYGVISRNPSASTATGYAKVHAREQQQIIDTAFNI; the protein is encoded by the coding sequence ATGAAGGACTTCTCATTTGTCACTAACTCACATCCTGCTTACATTGAATCGTTATACCAGGATTTCCTCAAAGATCCCAATTCTGTAGACCCTGATTGGGTGAAATTTTTTGAAGGATTTGATTTTGCGGTTTCCAACGTAAATGGTAAAGCGGCAGGAGCGGCTCCGGCAGCAGGCGGCAACGCAGTGCCGGTGAGTGGTGATCAACAGGCCAAGGAACTGGGCGTGTACCGCCTGATCCAGGCATACCGCAAAAAGGGCCATCTCATTGCTAAAACCAATCCTATCCGTGAAAGAAAGGACAGAAGGGCCAATCTCGACCTGGCCAGCTACGGACTGGGAGATGCTGATCTCAAAACCCGGTTCTATGCAGGTATTGTAGTTGGACTGAAAGATGCCACACTGGAAGAAATTGTGGCCCATATGAAGAAGATTTACGCCGGTTCTGTTGGTATTCAGTATACCTATATCAATGACCGCGATAAATCCAAATGGCTGGAGAAAGAGTTTGAGGCGATTATGACCCAGCCGCTGTCGCTGGAACAACGCCGCCGGGTGTTGCAGAAACTGAACCAGGGCGTTATTTTCGAAAAATTCCTGCATACCAAATATATCGGTCAGAAACGTTTTGGCCTGGAAGGGGGCGAATCCACCATTCCGGCGCTGGACGCGATGATCAATGTGGCCGCTGAATATGGCGTAAAAGAATCTGTGATCGGGATGGCGCACCGCGGCCGTCTGAGCGTACTGGCCAACATTCTCGGTAAAACCTACGAACAGATCTTCAATGAATTTGAGGGACTGGCTGTTCCGGATATGACCATGGGCAGCGGCGACGTGAAGTACCATCTCGGTTTCCGTTCCCAGGTGACCACGCCTTCCGGCAATACGGTCAACCTGCAGCTGATGCCGAACCCATCTCACCTGGAAGTGGTAGACCCGATCGTGATCGGTTTCTCCCGCAGCAAGGCAGATGTGATCTATGACAGCGACTATGATAAAATATTGCCTATCCTGATCCATGGCGACGCCGCCGTGGCTGGCCAGGGTATCGTTTATGAAGTGGAGCAGATGAGCAAACTGAAAGGTTACTACACGGGTGGTACCATTCACTTTGTGATCAACAACCAGATCGGCTTTACCACCGATTTTGACGACGCCCGCTCTTCTGACTACTGTACCAGCGTTGCTTCCATCGTGCAGGCGCCGGTATTCCACGTCAATGGCGACGATACCGAAGCCGTGGTGAAAGTATCCCAGCTGGCAGCCCGCTACCGTCAGGAATTTAACGAGGACATCTACATCGACATGGTTTGTTACCGCAAACATGGCCACAACGAAGGTGATGAGCCTAAATTTACCCAACCCAGCCTGTATGCGCTGATCGATAAACATCCGAATCCGCGTGAAGTATATACCCAGTACCTGCTCAACAACGGTGAGTCCGATGCACAGGCGCTGGCCAAAGAAATGGAGACTGCTTTCTGGGGTGACCTGCAGGCCCGTCTGGATGAAGTAAAACAACATCCGCTGCCTTACTCCAACCAGAAACCGGAAGAATGGTGGCAGGCGCTGCGTAAAGCGACGCCGCAGGATTTCGAAAGCTCCCCGGTAACCGCCATCAAGGAAGAAGACTTCAAACACCTGTTCGACGCCCTGATGAAGTGGCCGGAAAAGTTTGTGCCGCTGCGTAAAGTGAGCAAACTGCTGCAGGACAAAATCAAACTGTACCAGGAAGAAGGTAAAGTAGACTGGGCTACCGGCGAACTGCTGGCTTACGCCAGCCTGCTCATCGAAGGTAAGGACGTGCGTATGAGCGGAGAAGACGTGAAACGCGGTACTTTCTCCCACCGTCATGCTGTGCTGTTTGATGAGAACACCAACGAGACTTATAACCGTTTAAGCGAACTTGCCGAAAAACAAGGCAAGTTCAGAATATACAACTCCCTGCTGAGCGAATACGGCGTACTGGGCTTTGAATATGGTTATGCCATGGCCAACCCCAACGCGCTGGTCATCTGGGAAGCGCAGTATGGCGACTTCGTGAACGGAGCGCAGACTGTGATTGACCAGTATATCAGCAGTGCCGAGCAGAAATGGACTACCCAGAACGGCCTGGTAATGCTGCTGCCTCATGGTTATGAAGGCGGCGGACCGGACCACTCCAATGCCCGTCCGGAGCGTTTCCTGCAGACCTGTGCGGAAGAAAACATGGTGATCACCAACATCACTACTGCAGCTAACTTCTTCCATGCGCTGCGCCGTCAGTTGACCTGGCAGTTCCGCAAACCGCTGATCAACTTCTCTCCCAAGGCGAACCTGCGGCATACCGGAGCTTATTCCACCATGGAAGAATTCACCCAGGGCGGGTTTAAGGAAGTGCTGGACGATCCGTTCGTTACCGACGCTTCCCTGGTGAAAAAAGTGTTGCTCTGTACCGGTAAGATGTATTTTGACCTGAGCGACAAACAAATCAAGGAAGACCGTAAAGATGTGGCTATTGTAAGGCTGGAACAGCTGTATCCGCTGCCTGTAAAACAGCTGGAAGCCATTGCGCAGAAATACAAAGGCGCTACTTTCTTCTGGGTACAGGAAGAGCCGCTGAACATGGGCGCTGCAGGGTATCTGCAGATGAACCTGAAGCAGATCAACTATGGTGTTATCAGCCGTAATCCAAGTGCGTCTACCGCTACCGGCTATGCGAAAGTGCATGCCCGTGAGCAGCAGCAGATCATCGATACAGCTTTTAACATCTAA
- the odhB gene encoding 2-oxoglutarate dehydrogenase complex dihydrolipoyllysine-residue succinyltransferase has protein sequence MVIEIKVPTVGESISEVTIAKWLKKDGDYVQQDEVLCEMESEKATFELNAEKAGILKIAAQEGATLKIGDVACTIDTAAAAPAQAAAPAAPAAPAEAAAPAAAAEAPAAPAVNKGVIEMKVPTVGESISEVTLVKWTKKEGDYVERDEVLCELESEKATFELNAEEAGVLTLVAKEGDTLKIGDVACKIDTGAPRPAGKAAPAAAPAAQPAKAAAPQAQQAPVTSIPNDIRTTPVAAAVIADKQVDPATIKGSGAHGKIMKDDVYAALQNPGVAIGQEMFSRNERREKMSNLRKTVSRRLVEAKNTTAMLTTFNEVDMTNIMALRAKYKDIFKKQHEVNLGFMSFFTKACCFALQEFPSVNAYIDGEELVYHDYCDVSIAVSAPKGLVVPVIRNAESLDMAGIEKAVLELATKARENKLTIPEMTGGTFTITNGGVFGSLMSTPIINIPQSAILGMHKIQDRPMAVNGQVVIRPMMYIALSYDHRIIDGRESVSFLVRVKEMLENPEQLLFGKDPLKALLKL, from the coding sequence ATGGTTATCGAAATCAAAGTCCCTACGGTAGGAGAATCTATTAGCGAGGTAACAATTGCAAAGTGGTTGAAAAAAGACGGAGATTATGTGCAGCAGGACGAGGTGTTGTGTGAAATGGAATCAGAGAAGGCCACCTTTGAACTGAATGCAGAAAAAGCAGGTATTCTGAAAATTGCAGCACAGGAAGGAGCCACGCTGAAGATTGGTGATGTGGCCTGTACTATTGATACAGCTGCAGCAGCACCTGCACAGGCGGCGGCGCCCGCGGCACCGGCAGCGCCGGCAGAAGCAGCTGCTCCGGCAGCGGCAGCTGAAGCGCCCGCAGCACCGGCTGTCAACAAAGGGGTCATTGAAATGAAAGTACCTACAGTAGGTGAGTCTATCAGCGAAGTAACCCTGGTGAAGTGGACCAAAAAAGAAGGCGATTATGTAGAGCGGGATGAAGTGCTGTGCGAACTGGAGTCAGAGAAAGCCACTTTCGAACTGAATGCTGAAGAAGCCGGTGTACTGACGCTGGTAGCCAAAGAAGGCGATACTTTAAAAATAGGCGACGTAGCCTGCAAAATAGATACCGGCGCTCCGCGCCCGGCAGGTAAAGCGGCTCCGGCAGCAGCCCCTGCGGCGCAACCGGCGAAAGCAGCAGCACCACAGGCTCAACAGGCCCCGGTGACCAGCATCCCGAATGATATCCGCACTACGCCCGTAGCGGCTGCAGTGATTGCCGACAAACAGGTAGACCCGGCCACCATCAAAGGTTCCGGCGCCCACGGCAAAATCATGAAGGATGATGTGTATGCCGCTCTGCAGAACCCCGGCGTAGCTATCGGCCAGGAAATGTTCTCCCGCAACGAACGTCGCGAGAAAATGAGCAACCTGCGTAAAACCGTTTCCCGTCGCCTGGTGGAAGCTAAAAACACCACCGCTATGCTGACTACCTTCAACGAGGTAGACATGACCAACATCATGGCGCTGCGTGCCAAATACAAAGACATCTTTAAAAAGCAGCATGAGGTGAACCTCGGCTTTATGAGCTTCTTCACCAAAGCCTGCTGCTTCGCCTTACAGGAGTTCCCTTCCGTGAACGCCTATATCGACGGTGAAGAACTGGTGTACCACGATTACTGCGACGTTTCCATCGCGGTATCTGCTCCTAAAGGGCTGGTAGTGCCGGTGATCCGCAATGCAGAAAGCCTGGACATGGCCGGCATCGAAAAAGCCGTGCTGGAACTGGCTACCAAAGCCCGTGAGAACAAGCTGACCATCCCGGAAATGACCGGCGGTACGTTCACCATCACCAACGGTGGCGTATTCGGCTCCCTGATGAGCACACCGATCATCAACATTCCGCAGTCTGCTATCCTTGGTATGCACAAGATACAGGACCGCCCGATGGCCGTTAACGGTCAGGTAGTGATCCGTCCGATGATGTACATCGCGCTGAGCTACGACCACCGTATCATCGATGGCCGCGAGTCTGTAAGCTTCCTCGTACGAGTGAAAGAGATGCTGGAAAATCCTGAACAACTGCTGTTCGGTAAAGATCCGCTGAAAGCGCTGCTGAAACTCTAA
- a CDS encoding RsmB/NOP family class I SAM-dependent RNA methyltransferase, with amino-acid sequence MTRWENYVATATKIIGAYTGSLPLHHFLKAFFKEHPYMGSRDRRWISQLVYHYYRLGDWGRELPVAERLVAGTFLCEHTSTDLLRALKPEWDEQITLPLAEKAALLKLPVTATRIFPLLDELSPAVDAEAFGLSFLQQPRLFIRVRNNRLDKVRRLLDTAAVPYDVFENGATIALPNGTKVETLLTEKSWYEIQDASSQQTGTLFHPAPNQRWWDCCAASGGKSILLKDQQPGVQLLVSDVRRSILENLQTRFAAAGIRNYEARVADLTSDRFPETMGQQRFDGIILDAPCSGSGTWGRTPESVSFFKREEITQYQQLQKRIAHNVIPFLKKGGSLIYITCSVFRQENEEVVKYIEENSGLRQQEGGIIEGYGKGADTMFAVRFS; translated from the coding sequence ATGACCCGTTGGGAGAATTATGTAGCTACCGCTACCAAAATTATCGGCGCCTATACCGGCAGCCTGCCTTTGCATCATTTCCTGAAAGCTTTTTTCAAGGAACATCCCTACATGGGAAGCCGTGACCGGCGCTGGATTTCGCAGCTGGTGTATCACTATTACCGCCTTGGCGACTGGGGCCGGGAGCTGCCCGTAGCGGAACGCCTGGTGGCCGGTACTTTCCTGTGTGAACATACTTCCACCGACCTGCTCAGGGCCCTGAAACCCGAATGGGATGAACAGATCACCCTGCCGCTGGCAGAGAAAGCGGCATTGTTGAAACTACCGGTAACGGCTACACGCATTTTTCCGTTGCTGGATGAATTGTCTCCGGCCGTCGATGCGGAAGCTTTCGGTTTGTCGTTCCTGCAGCAGCCGCGGCTGTTTATCCGCGTGCGGAACAACCGGCTGGACAAGGTGCGGCGGTTGCTGGATACAGCTGCCGTGCCGTACGATGTCTTTGAAAACGGTGCCACCATTGCGTTACCCAATGGTACTAAAGTAGAAACCTTGTTGACCGAAAAAAGCTGGTACGAAATACAGGATGCTTCCAGCCAGCAGACCGGCACCTTGTTCCACCCCGCGCCCAACCAGCGCTGGTGGGACTGCTGCGCCGCCAGCGGTGGTAAATCCATCCTGCTTAAAGACCAGCAGCCGGGCGTGCAGCTGTTGGTCAGCGACGTACGGCGTTCTATTCTTGAAAACCTGCAGACGCGTTTTGCCGCTGCCGGTATCAGAAATTACGAAGCCCGCGTGGCAGACCTTACGTCCGACCGTTTCCCGGAAACGATGGGGCAGCAACGGTTTGACGGTATTATCCTCGATGCGCCGTGCAGCGGTTCAGGTACCTGGGGCCGTACGCCAGAAAGCGTGAGTTTCTTCAAACGGGAAGAGATCACCCAATACCAGCAATTACAAAAGCGTATAGCCCATAACGTTATACCGTTCCTGAAAAAGGGCGGTTCCCTGATTTACATTACCTGTTCCGTATTCCGGCAGGAGAATGAAGAGGTGGTGAAATATATTGAGGAAAACAGCGGGCTGCGGCAGCAGGAGGGGGGGATTATTGAAGGGTATGGCAAAGGGGCGGACACGATGTTTGCAGTAAGGTTTTCGTAA